CACAGAGAACCTTCATTGATCGGGTGATCTGGATCACCTTCGACATTGATTGCACGACCATCACCGTCTTTAGCTGTGTTGACGATAAGTCCGCAACCTACAGCACAGTAGCAGCATACGGATGTTGTCTGCTTGGACCATTGTAGTTTTTGCAGCTCAGCTTTCGCGACGGTCGGCTTTAAAGAAATACCAAGTCCGCCAAAAGCAGATGCGGTGGCGGCACCTGCTGAAAGCTTGAGGAATTGCCTACGGGAGACTGTCATTGTTCCTCCTGATAATGAAGCTGGTCAACGTCCTCTAATTTCGCAACCAAACGCAAGGAGCATTGCAAATCCGTTACCATATCCTTTGCAGGCAGGCAGAGCATTCACTTGTGTCGGCTGCGGTATTTGAATCGGTATTTCTTTAGGGACAGGCGAAAGTTCACACAAAGTGGCACGTGTGTGTACGTCGGTCAGAGAAATTCCGAGTCCTGAAAAAGGAAGCAAAGTCGCTTCATCGTGTTGAGAACGATTTATACGTTCCATAACAAAAACCCCTTCCAACTTGATTGGAGTGCTGGCTGCACCACGCAATCGTCATCTGATAGAAGCAGGGTAGTCGTGAAAGAAGGTGTTCAACAATGGAAATAAACTTACAAGGTCTACTGCACTCGGTAAGTGCTATATTATTATAGAAAACAGTACTTTAAAGAATGTTGGATTTTGTATACGCACTGTTTGACACCGGATATGCGCACGGTTTGACACCATAGAGATGTGAGGTGTGTATCTTATTGAAAATAATGCAAACTTTGCCGTAAGTGCTTACTTTTTGAATGGGTCAAAGTCTGGAACAAGGTCGCATAACTGAGACAGCAATAAGGAGAGAATGTCTCCATCCTTGTTGTTATAGCGAAATTCCAGTTCTTTGAGGTAGAGCGGGAAACGTTGTGGGGTGATACCCTTAAAACGTTTTAAGCGGGAATGTCCGAATTCCCAGAAGGAGCCTTCCCGAATTGGGAAGTCATGGTCGTATTTTCTGATGTACTCGTATGGCAGGGAGTCATCGCCACATAGAATGAGCGCATCGTACTGGCGATATTTTCCAGTGTATATAATGTTACCCGCACGGAAGAGGGTAAGGTGGAAGCTGTGATTGAAGTGAAATACTGTTTCGGCTTCAATACCGCTCACTAAGTCAATAAAAACCCAGCCGTTGCGTTCCATTATGCCGAAAACAGGGATAGCACCCTTTGCTCTGACAGGCGGTGCACCGGTAAGTTTTTTTCCTTTAATATATCTGCCCAGTCCGGTTTCAGGACCAAGTAGCTGGCGGGCATCTGTTGCGTGTGCCAGCAGGGCAAAGCGAATAGTTGTTACTGCCTTGTAGGCAGCATTGTAGGAAAGATTAACTTCCTGCGCCAGTTCATGAACTGTGTATTCTTGCAGGAACATGTGAGCAAGGTGGAGCCATGTAGAAGGTGACAGGCTGCCGTTGTTAATCCAGCGTCCGCTGAAATCCTGAAATGTGTATTTGCAAGTGGCACAGCGATATCGCCCCCCAGAAAGAGTATAAAGCTTGTGTTGTCCGCATCTTGGACAAAAGCGTACACCGGAAGGCCAGCAAAAAGAAAGAAGGTATTCTAATGCTGCGTCTTCAGAACTAAGCATGGAGATGTCGAAAGCTGCTGTTTCTTGCATAGTCACTACTTACTGTTAAATTGACACTAGGGCAAGAACTACCTTTGTTTTAGTTGGTTGTACAATCAAAAGCGTGAGTGCTTCCTGCATTATACATTTTGTTATATACTGTGTTTTGAAACGTTATTCTTCTGCAAGAGCTGGTACTTACTTACAAAAAACTTGCGATTACGTATTTGAAAGTATACGTCATATAAGAAGTGTCCCTTTGTTTTTTCTGTTTTTCAAGGGAGAGTGTATGCGGCTAGCATTCAAGTTTGCGACTTGGGCTGTGTTCTGTATTGCGTTGCTGGGTTGTGAAACAAAATTAGAAAAGCCAGCGCAGTATGTGCGGGTTCCCGGTGTTTCTTCTACAGAAATTACTATTGGTTCCTCACTCGCTTTGGAAGGACACGCAAGTTATCTGGGGACACAGACCCTGCGTGGTGCGCAAAGTTATTTACGCAATGTAAATGCTCTTGGCGGCGTGCACGGAAGGCTCATAACTTTGCAGGCTATGGATGACGGCTATGACCCCACCAGATGTTTAGCAAACACGCACCGCCTTGTGAGCAGCGGTAATATCTTCTCTCTTTTCGGATTTGTCGGAACTCCCACCACCGTACGCGTACTGCCACTTATTGAAGAAGCAAAAATACCTCTCGTCGGTGCTTTTTCTGGTGCCAATGCGTTACGTGTACCGTTTAATCCCTATGTATTTAATATACGAGCTTCATACTATCAGGAAACAAAAGCGGCTGTGGAATTGCTTGTTTCACAAATGCAATGCAAACGTATTGCTGTTTTTTATCAGTATGATGCCTATGGATTTGACGGGCTTATGGGAACAGAACTTGCTTTACGTGAAGTAGGGCTTGCGCCTGTGGCGCGTGGCTCATATGTTCGGGGGGCTGTAGATATTGATGAGGCTCTGCATAAAATTGTTACGGCACAGCCTGATGCTGTTGTTCTTGTAGGTACATACGAGCCTTGCGCAGAATTTATTACTAAAGCGGATGCCCTCGGGTTGGATGCCGCTTTTTTTAATTTGTCTTTTGTCGGTGCAGAAGAGCTTGCCAGACTTCTACCTGACGACATAAAGGGAGACGTGCTTGTCTCGCAAGTTGTTCCTCCACCATTCTCCCCTCAGGTACATGAGTTGATGGGAATAGCAGAGGAGTATGTGCGGCATTTGAAAGAATTGTATCCAGATGACGTGCCGAATGCAGTCGGGCTTGAAGGATATGTGAATGCGAGGGTTATGGTGGAAGGGTTGCGCAGAGCTGGAAGAAATTTGACCCGCGAAAGTTTTATGAAAGCTCTGGAGTCAATGGGGAAATTTCCACTTGGGGGAAAAGCATCTGTGGCTTTTACACCGGAAGATCATCAGGGTTTAGAGATGGTATATTATACCGTGTTGGAAGATGGCGAATTTAAATTGATTGACGACACATACCTGCACTTAAAACGGAGTGCTGCGGTTAAATTTGAGGAGCAGGTTACCCAATGATTCGCTCAAAATTTGCACAGTTAAGTTTGAAGAATAAGTTCTTCTTTTCGATTCTGATAGTTATTTTGCTTATCAGCGGTACTATTGCGTTGCTTGCGCGCTGGATTCTTATTTCCGGTTTGACGCAAGAGCTGGAAATGCGTGGTACTGCGATAGCCCATAGTGTGGCAACTCGCGGTACTGAGTATATTCTAGAGAATGATACTGCGCATCTGTTGAATGTTCTTTTCGATGAAAAACAACTACATGAACGCAGAAATCTTGTTGCATACATATATGTTGAAGGAAAGAGCGGCAAAATTCTTAGCCATACCTTTACTACGCCTTTTCCAAAAAGATTAAAGGGCGTTAATCCGGTTACCGAAAAGGTAGAGAAGAGTGTGCAGGTTGTGCCATTTGGTGGGCATGAAGCATATGATATTGCAGTACCCATTAAAGAGGGTATTTATCAGATAGGAACAGTGCATGTGGGATTATCTAAAGCGCACATAGATAATCTTGTGGGTAAGTTGCGCGCAATGTTTCTGGGCTTTATCTCGGCGGTAATTATCATCACATTCTGGGTCAGCCATAGGATGGCAAAATATATTGCGGACCCTGTTATGACGTTGACACAGATTTCAGATGATCTGTCGCGGGGGAGTTTTACCTCTTCTGACCTTATTTATACGGATGAACAGGCGGGGTGTCCTGCCTTCCATGATACAGATTTGCCGTGCTGGCATTTTGATGAACAGCGGACAGGGGCGAATAATACTGGAGCCAGACCACATAGATGTAAGAAATGTGCATTTTACAATGAACCGGGTGACGGTGACGAAGTACAGCAGCTTACAACTTCGTTTCGGAATATGGTGTGGTCGATTCGTTTGTATCGTCGAAGACTTCAGGAATCTGAAAGCACGTACCGGTCTCTCTTCCGCAGTGGACCTGATCCTATTTTTGTTGTGGATGTGCTTACACAGAAGCTTGTGGATGCAAACCCGCGAACAGAAGAAGTCTACGGGTATACTCGCGATGAATTGGTAGGCATGCGGTATACGAGTTTCGGTCAAGAGCATGCCAAAGAATGTTTCGAATATTTCAGTAACGACGAACTGTGTGCTGAGGCTATGCGGTCTGCGCGTGTCGTGCATTTACGTAAAGGCAACATACCTATGTATGTTAACGTGACAGCGTGCTTTATCAGTTACCGTACACGTCCTGCCATTATCGTATCGACAACGGATGTTACTGATCTTGTTGAAAAGGATGCCCAGCTTATTCAGGCATCTAAAATGAAATCTCTTGGTGAAATGTCTACAGGTGTTGCCCATGAGCTTAACCAGCCGTTGAATGCTATTCGCATGGGCAGTGACTTTTTAACGATGGTGCATGAACAGGGTATCGATATACCTAAAGAACAGTATGCACAGGTTGTTACAGAAATCAGCACACAAGTGGACAGAGCGTCTGACATTATCAATACACTCAGGTCGTTCGGTCGTAAGGCAGATTTATTGCTTGAAGATGTGAATTTGAATGAACCTGTGGGAGCTGTTGTTTCGTTGTTGAGCAGGCAGTTCCTGATTGAAGATGTTCATATTGTTACAGAACTTGATCCGGTACTGCCGTATATCACTGCACAGCACAACAAATTACAGCAGGTGCTACTGAATCTGGTTATTAATGCACGTGACGCAATTGTAGAAAGAAATGAAGAGGGAGCGGGTGTGAGAGGCCGCATCCTGATTCGGACTGAATATGACGCTGAAGGAGTATCTGTTTCCGTAGAAGATAACGGAACCGGTATTCCTGACCATGTAGCACAGAAGGTTTTTGAACCATTCTTTACAACAAAAGCTACAGGGCAGGGAATGGGGCTTGGACTTGCCATTTCTTACGGCATTGTACGTGAATATGATGGGGAACTGAGTATTCAAAGTACAGTAGGTAACGGCACGTGCTTTACAGTTCGCTTCCCGCGTCAAGAGGTGGCTCAAGTAGCCAATTAAAAAAGGTACATAATTTAATGAAGATTTTAGTTATTGATGACGAGCAACCTACATTAACAATGTTTGAATTGTTATTAAGTACGTTAGGACACGAAGTCCTTCTGGCAAACTCTGGTGAGCTGGGGCTTGAAGTTTTTGCAGAACACCGTCCTCCACTGGTGTTAACTGATATTAAGATGCCGGGGATGGACGGTATCGAAGTTCTTGGTCGCCTCAAAGAAGAAGAGCCGAACGTCGAGGTAGTCGTCATTACCGGTCACGGTGATATGGATGTTGCAATCAAAGCGCTGAATCTTGATGCAACTGATTTTATTAATAAACCGCTTCGGATAGATGTGCTTGAGCAGGCGTTAGCGCGTGTGGAAGAACGTATTAAGTTGAGCACAGAAAAGTTTGCATCGCTTTCAACAGATTTTACTAGCGACACAATGGTAATAACTGTTTGCGGTACTCTTGGCACAGCTGATGAAGCTGAGATAAAGCATGTTTTTAAAGGTGCGGGCAAAGCCAGAAGAATTGTGTTGGATTTTGCTGAAAATACTTCAATCAACGGTGCTGCCATTGCACTGCTGACAGATTCTATCCGTTCGTTCTACAACGATGGCGGTAAAGTTATTATCTCCGGTTTGTCGGAGAATTTTCGTAATGTTTTTCAAATAATGGGTGTAACAAGATTTGCAACCTTTGTAGATAATATACAGGATGCAGAGTTATAGAGATTGCTCACGATACTTGATGGTTAGGACATGTGATGCGTTTTAGATACTTGAATTGACAGACTTTCACAAAAAAATCGTGTCCTGTAAGGTGACTTTTTTGTATTTTTTTACAAGGTACCTAATCATCAGGAGGTGAGACATGACCTGGTCAACACTAAAACGGTATCAACTGGTTCTGGTCTTGATTGCACTGACGGTTCTTGCGGGCTGCACAAACAGATATAACCCGAATGTTTATTCCGGCGATCAAGCAATGCAAGCTGACAGCATCAGCTATGGAACAATCACTCGAATGAATGCAGTTACAATTAAAGACGATAATACAGGTGTAGGACTCGTCGGTGGCGGACTTGCCGGTGGGCTTGTCGGCAGTACAATCGGTGGTGGTTCCGGTCGGGTCTTAGGGGCAGTCGGTGGCGCAATAGTTGGCGCTACTGCCGGTGCTCTGGCTGAAGACGAGTTCCAGAAAACAGATGGTATCCAGATTACAGTGAGATTGGATTCCGGACGCTCTGTATCAATTGTACAAGCGGCAGAAGGGTCTAATTTCAGCTACGGACAACGTGTTCGTGTTATTACATCGCCAAACGGAAAATCTAGAGTGCTTCCGTACTAGGCGAAACGTATAGCTAGAATGAAAACGGATAGATGTGATTTGCATCTATCCGTTTTTTTGTTGATGACGTAATGTGATGTAGCATCATCGTGATGATGCTTATCGAGGAATTTATCCGCCGATAGCGTTCATGCGGGTTTCTGCCACTTCATTTTGTCGTTTTGCATTAAGCAATTCAATTCCAAGCGGTTTACTGATGTTGGATTCATGAATGACATTGGCAATATCAGTGTCAGTTATTGAAGGGTTGCGAAGCATGGTGCGCAAATCGATTTCGTTGTCAGAGAAAAGACAGGTGCGAAGTTGTCCGTTTGCGGTAATGCGAAGCCTGTTACACGATGCACAGAAGTGGTTGGACATAGGGGTAATGAGACCAAGACGCCCTTTGCCGCCTTCAATACCAAAAAGTTTTGCCGGACCGGAGCGGCGTTCTTTCTTTTCAAGTTTTGTGAGAACAGCGAGTTTTTTTGCATCACTCAGAATTTCATCAGCAGACCAGAAGTTGCTTTCACTCCATGCGCTGGAACTTCCCATCGGCATAAATTCAATAAAGCGCACATCTACAGGGTTATTTTTTGCAAAATTAATAAAGACCGGAAGCTCATCGTCGTTAATGCCTTTGAGCGCTACGGTGTTAATTTTTACCCCCAGCCCATGCTCCAGACAGTCATCAATAGCCCGTGTCACATTGCGGAGCATGTCGCGACCAGTTATTCTCTGAAATTTCAAACGATTAAATGTATCTAAAGAAATGTTTACATAGCGCACACCAAGCTCGGCAAGTGCTTTTGCTTTGCCGTTCATCAGTGTTGCGTTGGTGGTAAGGCGTACGTCAAGATCGGGATGTTTTGTGAGCAACATCTCCACAAGATCAAGAAAATTGCGTCTGGCAAAAGGTTCACCGCCAGTAAGGCGGACTTTGCGCACACCCATTGCGACAGAAATATCGATGAGTCGGGCAATTTCTTCGTATGTGATAATGTTGCTATGCGGGATGAACTGCATACCGTCAGCTGACCAGCAGTACATGCAGCGCAGGTTACAACGGTCTGTAATTGAAACGCGGAGATAATCGACAGTTCTTCCGTGGTTGTCAGTAAGCGTAACGGATGAGCTGTTTTGTGTATGGATAGATGTATGTGTCATATTGCAGCTATGATCCGGCGGGCCATTTCAAGGTCTGCGGGATAGTTTACGTTAAAGAACGGTAGCGATTCCTGTTGAGAATACGACAAACGGTGCTGGTGTTCTTCGGGGATAACACGGCTCAGTTTGTATATTCCAAGATCGACAGCCCGTTCAAAAAGGGGCAGTGCCTCGAACTCATAGATGGAAACCAGAGCTTCGATGAAGCCTGTTTCCTTTTGCAAAAATGTTGTCTGTAATGTTCCCTCAGGGCGTGCTTTCCAGAAGTCGATGAGTTTTTGGAGCAGGGGTGTGTCCATGAACGGTAAATCGCAGGACAATACAAGCACAGGTCCCTGTGCTGCACGCAAAGAGGTCATAATGCCTCCAATGGGACCTGTGCCTTCAACTTCATCTTTGACCCAGAGATAGCCGTCAGCATGGGGTTTAACATCTCTGCTGGAAATCCATACCTCCGAGCATACCGACTCAAGCAGCTTGCATGTGTATACAAGCAAATCCGGTTCGGAATCTCCGTGCACATGAAGGCGGGTCTTGTCGTGACCCATACGGGAACTCAGCCCTCCGGCAAGGACGATTCCGGTGAGTCTTTCAGAATCGTCTTTGTACATTATGTCAGTACCCTAGGTGTTTGCAGATCATGGAAGACCGTGAATCGTTTTTCCTGATCGCGGGCAAAGCCAATGAGTGTAATGTCGTGTTCCTGCGCCATCGCAATAGAAGCACTGGTTACCGCAGAGCGGCTGATAATGAATTTATATCCGGCACGGATGGCTTTAGCGCATAAGCTTGCGGTTACTCGTGCTGAGACCATGAGTACCAGACCGGAAAGCGGTGTTTCGGTTCGGCTTGCCCATCCGGCAAGGCGGTCAATGCAGTTATGACGCCCGATATCTTCGGTGCGATGCAGCATAGTATGCGTTTTAGCATCATATGCGCCTGCGCGGTGAAAACATCCGGTGCCATGCCATTGACCTTCTTCGTCGATAAATTTTGCCATTGCGCCGAGCATTTCAGCACCATGTAATTTACCCGGATCAAGTTCGTTTTCTATGGCATCACAGAGTGTTACGTTGTATTCGTACTCGCCAATTTTTTCGACAGTCGTTTTGGCACTGCCACCGCCAAGATCAAGCAGAGCGTGACCGGCAACAAGGTCTTCAAGATATTCCGGCCATGCCCACAATGTGTGCGAAGTGCCGTTAAAATGGAATGTTACAGGTATTTCAATGCTCACTATGTCAGGGTGAACAGCCCATTGACCGTCTTTGTACTGGGTTACAGTAATCGGTTTGGGTTCGCAGTTAGAACAAGATTCGTTTTTTGGCATTAAAACCCCCAAGCTGAGAGTGTAGGGCGAGCGTATCCTTGTTTTCGTGCAAGAATGTCAAGCGTCAGAGATTCCAGATCATCAAGGACAGGGATGCTTACCCGATCAAATTCGCGGAAATCGCTGATTTTGATATAGCAGCTGCACGTTTTACAAACGTGAACTTCGTATCCTGCTTCGCCATCAGCTTTAAAGTATTCAAGTTTATTGTGGTCTTCTTCCCCGCAAAAAGCGCATTGTAAGCGTTTTGCGCGGTATTCAAGACGACAGAAAGAACATGTAAGATATTTAAGTCCTTCTTTTTCTTTTAACGAAGCAATCAGCGGTTGTGAACCACAATGTGGACAATGTCCGTATGGCCAAGGTTCTTCATCACTTCTGTGTTCTTTCAACAGCTCTGTTTGTGCCTGAAGAGAAGGAGTAACACTACCCTGAGCAAGGAAGCGTACAAGGCTTGGAGACTCAGGGATACGGGCTGCCCAGTCAGCAAAGAACATATTGTCGTCAGAAATAAAGGCGTCGCATGCTTCCTGAATGCTTAATTCTTTATCTTCAATTGCTTTGCGGATTTTTGTTGCGGAAGAGGCGAGCGGCTCTTCTGCTTTATCCAGCATAGCCAGCATTTTTCCAAAAAGAATAGCAGTTTCTTTAGGATCGTATGCAAATGCAGCTCTGTTAACAAGAGGAGCACCTTGAATATGCATGCCTGATGTAACCTGCGGTTGCAATGGTTGCACAGTAACATTGGCGCGGCTAGCAAGTTGAAGCACAGCTGTGTTGCTTACGATTTGTAAGAGTTCTTGAGGTAAAAAACCTTTTTCAGCGATATGTGTAAGCTTACGTTCAAGTCTCTTAGTTTCTAATTCCAAATTGAATTCCATGCTATCTCCTCAGGAAGATTTATATCTGAACATTCAGGAGCACGTACTGTATCGTGACTACGAAAGAGGACAACGCTTTTATTTCCTGCTCATAGTGTTACACAACGCGGCTTTTTGTAGAAAAGCATAACACGATGTTGCGTAACTAAAACAAACTAAAAATAACCAGAATGAACTTTGCTTGTTGATGTTGAAAAATATGTAACAGCATGCACAGGTAAAAGAAGAAAACTGCGCAGCCAGTCTAGGCATTGATAGAGCAAATGTATTTACAGGATGAATGCCGTTCTGTGAAGGAAGCACAAGGCATGCGAGGTGAACAGGGAAGGGCGTTGACTGTACAATTGTATTGTAAGGTGTGGATACGGTCTGTCAACGATGGAAGAGAATAGAATAAGGCACCGGAAATTTCGAATATGGTTTCCGGTGCCTTTTTTGTTTTAATATGCAAGTTGGCTAAGAGATTTAAGAATGAGAGTGCAGCCCATGGCAAGCATGCCTGTTAATCCCATGCCGCAAGAAAAACCAGCTAGCAATACCGGCGCATAGTGCCGCCACTCCTTGCCGTATTTTTTGAGGAAGAAGTACCTCCCCAATAGTGCGCCGATAACTTCCAATATGACCCCATGCGGTGTTGATTGCCCTAATCCGCGAACCACGCCGTAAATTAGCATGATCGGTAGTCCGAAAATAGAAAGGAAGCCGTATAGTATCAGCCCCAACCCGATTCCTGATCCGACATACACAACATTGAGTGCTTGATAGAATAACGAGTTGCCTTCGAGAGTCGAGGATTGCATCAGCAGTGAGTTAAGTGCTTGTAAATGCCATATTTTCTGCGCATACGGATAGCTTGCGGAAGGTATCGGGGCAAGTTTCCAAAGGAATTGGGAAAAAAGCAACGACGCAATAATTACAATTGGAAAGACGACAAATTCTGCTTTGATAATACCGCGTAAATTGGT
The nucleotide sequence above comes from Halodesulfovibrio sp.. Encoded proteins:
- a CDS encoding IS1595 family transposase — translated: MQETAAFDISMLSSEDAALEYLLSFCWPSGVRFCPRCGQHKLYTLSGGRYRCATCKYTFQDFSGRWINNGSLSPSTWLHLAHMFLQEYTVHELAQEVNLSYNAAYKAVTTIRFALLAHATDARQLLGPETGLGRYIKGKKLTGAPPVRAKGAIPVFGIMERNGWVFIDLVSGIEAETVFHFNHSFHLTLFRAGNIIYTGKYRQYDALILCGDDSLPYEYIRKYDHDFPIREGSFWEFGHSRLKRFKGITPQRFPLYLKELEFRYNNKDGDILSLLLSQLCDLVPDFDPFKK
- a CDS encoding ABC transporter substrate-binding protein; this encodes MRLAFKFATWAVFCIALLGCETKLEKPAQYVRVPGVSSTEITIGSSLALEGHASYLGTQTLRGAQSYLRNVNALGGVHGRLITLQAMDDGYDPTRCLANTHRLVSSGNIFSLFGFVGTPTTVRVLPLIEEAKIPLVGAFSGANALRVPFNPYVFNIRASYYQETKAAVELLVSQMQCKRIAVFYQYDAYGFDGLMGTELALREVGLAPVARGSYVRGAVDIDEALHKIVTAQPDAVVLVGTYEPCAEFITKADALGLDAAFFNLSFVGAEELARLLPDDIKGDVLVSQVVPPPFSPQVHELMGIAEEYVRHLKELYPDDVPNAVGLEGYVNARVMVEGLRRAGRNLTRESFMKALESMGKFPLGGKASVAFTPEDHQGLEMVYYTVLEDGEFKLIDDTYLHLKRSAAVKFEEQVTQ
- a CDS encoding ATP-binding protein, which codes for MIRSKFAQLSLKNKFFFSILIVILLISGTIALLARWILISGLTQELEMRGTAIAHSVATRGTEYILENDTAHLLNVLFDEKQLHERRNLVAYIYVEGKSGKILSHTFTTPFPKRLKGVNPVTEKVEKSVQVVPFGGHEAYDIAVPIKEGIYQIGTVHVGLSKAHIDNLVGKLRAMFLGFISAVIIITFWVSHRMAKYIADPVMTLTQISDDLSRGSFTSSDLIYTDEQAGCPAFHDTDLPCWHFDEQRTGANNTGARPHRCKKCAFYNEPGDGDEVQQLTTSFRNMVWSIRLYRRRLQESESTYRSLFRSGPDPIFVVDVLTQKLVDANPRTEEVYGYTRDELVGMRYTSFGQEHAKECFEYFSNDELCAEAMRSARVVHLRKGNIPMYVNVTACFISYRTRPAIIVSTTDVTDLVEKDAQLIQASKMKSLGEMSTGVAHELNQPLNAIRMGSDFLTMVHEQGIDIPKEQYAQVVTEISTQVDRASDIINTLRSFGRKADLLLEDVNLNEPVGAVVSLLSRQFLIEDVHIVTELDPVLPYITAQHNKLQQVLLNLVINARDAIVERNEEGAGVRGRILIRTEYDAEGVSVSVEDNGTGIPDHVAQKVFEPFFTTKATGQGMGLGLAISYGIVREYDGELSIQSTVGNGTCFTVRFPRQEVAQVAN
- a CDS encoding response regulator, translated to MKILVIDDEQPTLTMFELLLSTLGHEVLLANSGELGLEVFAEHRPPLVLTDIKMPGMDGIEVLGRLKEEEPNVEVVVITGHGDMDVAIKALNLDATDFINKPLRIDVLEQALARVEERIKLSTEKFASLSTDFTSDTMVITVCGTLGTADEAEIKHVFKGAGKARRIVLDFAENTSINGAAIALLTDSIRSFYNDGGKVIISGLSENFRNVFQIMGVTRFATFVDNIQDAEL
- a CDS encoding glycine zipper 2TM domain-containing protein, giving the protein MTWSTLKRYQLVLVLIALTVLAGCTNRYNPNVYSGDQAMQADSISYGTITRMNAVTIKDDNTGVGLVGGGLAGGLVGSTIGGGSGRVLGAVGGAIVGATAGALAEDEFQKTDGIQITVRLDSGRSVSIVQAAEGSNFSYGQRVRVITSPNGKSRVLPY
- the moaA gene encoding GTP 3',8-cyclase MoaA; this encodes MTHTSIHTQNSSSVTLTDNHGRTVDYLRVSITDRCNLRCMYCWSADGMQFIPHSNIITYEEIARLIDISVAMGVRKVRLTGGEPFARRNFLDLVEMLLTKHPDLDVRLTTNATLMNGKAKALAELGVRYVNISLDTFNRLKFQRITGRDMLRNVTRAIDDCLEHGLGVKINTVALKGINDDELPVFINFAKNNPVDVRFIEFMPMGSSSAWSESNFWSADEILSDAKKLAVLTKLEKKERRSGPAKLFGIEGGKGRLGLITPMSNHFCASCNRLRITANGQLRTCLFSDNEIDLRTMLRNPSITDTDIANVIHESNISKPLGIELLNAKRQNEVAETRMNAIGG
- a CDS encoding molybdenum cofactor guanylyltransferase, producing MYKDDSERLTGIVLAGGLSSRMGHDKTRLHVHGDSEPDLLVYTCKLLESVCSEVWISSRDVKPHADGYLWVKDEVEGTGPIGGIMTSLRAAQGPVLVLSCDLPFMDTPLLQKLIDFWKARPEGTLQTTFLQKETGFIEALVSIYEFEALPLFERAVDLGIYKLSRVIPEEHQHRLSYSQQESLPFFNVNYPADLEMARRIIAAI
- a CDS encoding formate dehydrogenase accessory sulfurtransferase FdhD, with product MPKNESCSNCEPKPITVTQYKDGQWAVHPDIVSIEIPVTFHFNGTSHTLWAWPEYLEDLVAGHALLDLGGGSAKTTVEKIGEYEYNVTLCDAIENELDPGKLHGAEMLGAMAKFIDEEGQWHGTGCFHRAGAYDAKTHTMLHRTEDIGRHNCIDRLAGWASRTETPLSGLVLMVSARVTASLCAKAIRAGYKFIISRSAVTSASIAMAQEHDITLIGFARDQEKRFTVFHDLQTPRVLT
- a CDS encoding formate dehydrogenase accessory protein FdhE, which codes for MEFNLELETKRLERKLTHIAEKGFLPQELLQIVSNTAVLQLASRANVTVQPLQPQVTSGMHIQGAPLVNRAAFAYDPKETAILFGKMLAMLDKAEEPLASSATKIRKAIEDKELSIQEACDAFISDDNMFFADWAARIPESPSLVRFLAQGSVTPSLQAQTELLKEHRSDEEPWPYGHCPHCGSQPLIASLKEKEGLKYLTCSFCRLEYRAKRLQCAFCGEEDHNKLEYFKADGEAGYEVHVCKTCSCYIKISDFREFDRVSIPVLDDLESLTLDILARKQGYARPTLSAWGF